GACTAAGGAAAGTCAGCCTAAAGAAAGAACAAATCCCTAGACGGATGGTCACAGAAGACAAGGAACGGCGACAGCTACGGATGGCCTAGTGCCGCGATGCCATGGATGGCAAAGAGCGGCGACGGCTACGGATGGCCTAGTGCCGCGATGCCATGGATGGCAAAGAGCGGCCCGGCCGGACAAACACCAAGTCCAGGGAAACAAGAAGTAAAATGGCGATTAGGATCTTATTCAGATTATTTGCAGAGACAGTCACCTGCCGGGCGGCAGGCATCAGATAGCCGTTTTGATAAGAACCTGAAAGGATAGAAGAGGGGGGAACAGGACTTCGCAGAACCGGTCCCGGCAGGAGTGTACCAGGCAGATTTGCAGCCGGTAGGACGGTACCGGGTAAAAATGCCGCCGGAAGTACGGCCCTTGGCTGTCCTGTCTGTCCTGTACGGGAATACGGGTATGAAACTGTCCGGGGATTAGCGTAATTCCCTCTGGCCATAGAAAAATAACGCGGATCGTTTGCAGCTGCTGCCAAAGATATATGGTTGGTAAACAACATATTGCTCATGTTGATCTCCCTCAATTAATTCGTACCGGATACCTGATTTGGAGGCATTAAAACTCAACAAAAATATGATATGATAAAGAAAGAAGATATAGCGTTGACCATGCTAAGGTATTATACGAAATAAATTGCCATTGTGATACAATCATGGTAATTTATGGAGAGAGGTTAATCGTGATCATAGGTTTTGGTTTTGGAAGTCCGCTTACGGCGCTTTTGATGCTGGTCGTCACAGCGTCGCTTTCGTATTTTTTCTTTAAAGCGATCAGACGCCGACGGAACGTTGACTGGACCGATGATAGGGGCAGTGATATCTCAGAACTCAGGCGGAGAAAACGCGCCTACTACTATGAACAGAGACAAAGGGCCAGGGAATTGATGGACGCGTATGATCTAACCGATCAGGAGATAGAGGAGAGAATTAACCGGGAATTAGACGAAAAATAATGAGGTACGAAGCCCTGAATAATTATCAGGGCTTGTCTGTCTTTGCTCTAAAAGGCGGATGATGTTTTTTAACTTTTTTCTTGGATTATGAACCGTTACTTATTTCCATCAACTCATAACTCCTGTTACTTTATATATAGAACAAGTGACAAGTTTATTATCGGTAGCAATACCTGAGCGGGTTGAAGCGATTGCTAATAGTGATATTTTTGACGGTTTGCATAATTGAAATACCTTTAGTGTTTATTTATAATGTAAGTAAGTACAGGTACGTAAGGAGGGGATACTTTGGATTATAAAGTGAGTGAATACGTAAAGATGCTCGATATTAACAGCGCAAAAGAAGAGGTAGAGAGAATGCTGTCTCAGAAGATTGAGCCCAAGGAAATCCGAAAT
This genomic stretch from Dehalobacter restrictus DSM 9455 harbors:
- a CDS encoding DUF4229 domain-containing protein; translated protein: MIIGFGFGSPLTALLMLVVTASLSYFFFKAIRRRRNVDWTDDRGSDISELRRRKRAYYYEQRQRARELMDAYDLTDQEIEERINRELDEK